From the Martelella mediterranea DSM 17316 genome, one window contains:
- a CDS encoding LysR substrate-binding domain-containing protein translates to MDLATLAVFRAVAREESITRAAELLGRVPSNVTTRIQQLEAEVGVALFARETRRMVLTSEGKTYLDYAERILNLAEEARQQINPEDPGGTLRIGSMESTVASRLPALLAAFNRDWPDVTIELSTAPTRQLVDAVQAHRIDCALIAIAADDGWSALDALETIPLFREELVLLVPKGHRPVRAPADVEPMALAAFAPGCTYRMLAEEWLMGGAPARSRLKIQEVGSYHAMFACTAAGACVSVMPKSVADTLSHLGSVEEHELMAVDTHLACRPGFATPAFLEWRKRLLAASNIELSASA, encoded by the coding sequence ATGGACCTCGCCACACTCGCCGTCTTCAGGGCCGTCGCCAGAGAGGAGAGCATCACCCGGGCCGCCGAGCTCCTGGGTCGCGTGCCATCGAACGTCACCACCCGGATCCAGCAGTTGGAGGCGGAGGTCGGCGTGGCGCTGTTTGCTCGCGAAACGAGACGCATGGTGCTGACCAGCGAGGGTAAAACCTATCTCGACTATGCCGAACGCATCCTCAATCTCGCCGAAGAGGCGCGCCAGCAGATCAATCCCGAAGACCCCGGCGGAACGCTGCGCATAGGCTCGATGGAAAGCACCGTCGCAAGCCGCCTGCCCGCATTGCTTGCCGCCTTCAACCGCGACTGGCCGGACGTGACGATCGAGCTCTCGACGGCGCCGACACGCCAGCTTGTCGATGCGGTTCAGGCCCACCGTATCGACTGCGCCCTCATCGCCATTGCGGCGGACGATGGCTGGAGCGCACTCGACGCGCTGGAAACAATCCCCCTCTTTCGCGAGGAACTCGTCCTGCTCGTGCCAAAGGGGCACCGCCCGGTTCGCGCGCCAGCGGACGTGGAGCCGATGGCGCTGGCAGCCTTCGCGCCCGGCTGCACCTACCGCATGCTGGCGGAGGAATGGCTGATGGGCGGAGCGCCCGCCCGCTCGCGCCTGAAGATCCAGGAGGTCGGCTCCTACCACGCCATGTTCGCCTGCACTGCGGCGGGGGCCTGCGTCAGCGTCATGCCGAAAAGCGTCGCCGACACGCTGTCCCATCTCGGCTCCGTGGAAGAGCATGAACTGATGGCCGTCGACACCCATCTGGCCTGCCGGCCGGGGTTCGCCACGCCAGCATTCCTCGAATGGCGCAAACGTCTCCTGGCTGCATCGAACATCGAACTTTCAGCGAGCGCGTGA
- a CDS encoding SDR family oxidoreductase codes for MNDTPRMILPGLSGKRIAISAGAGGIGLCIARELARQGARLAICDVDPAALEAAAAELGAEVAMLADVSAEAEVAAFFKAIETGMSGLDALVNNAGIAGPTGGVDTISTADWRRCIDICLTGQFLCTHYAVPMLRAAGGGAIVNMSSSAGRFGYAFRTPYASAKWGVVGFTQSLAKELGPDNIRANAILPGIVAGPRIEKVIAARAEQTGVSHEAMTERYLSNVSLRRMTPPEDVADMAAFLIADTGRNLSGQSFPVDGNVETL; via the coding sequence ATGAACGACACCCCCCGCATGATTTTGCCCGGCCTTTCCGGAAAACGCATCGCGATCAGCGCAGGCGCAGGCGGAATCGGCCTCTGCATCGCCCGCGAGCTCGCCCGCCAGGGCGCCCGGCTGGCGATCTGTGACGTGGATCCAGCAGCGCTGGAGGCTGCCGCCGCCGAACTTGGCGCCGAGGTCGCGATGCTGGCCGACGTCTCGGCCGAGGCCGAGGTCGCGGCATTCTTCAAGGCCATCGAGACCGGCATGAGCGGGCTCGATGCGCTGGTCAACAATGCCGGGATCGCCGGCCCGACCGGCGGCGTCGATACGATATCAACCGCCGACTGGCGACGCTGCATCGATATCTGCCTGACCGGGCAGTTCCTCTGCACCCATTATGCCGTGCCGATGCTGCGCGCGGCGGGCGGTGGGGCCATCGTCAATATGTCCTCCTCCGCAGGCAGGTTCGGCTACGCCTTTCGCACGCCCTACGCCTCGGCCAAGTGGGGCGTCGTGGGCTTCACCCAGAGCCTTGCCAAGGAGCTGGGTCCCGACAATATCCGGGCCAATGCCATCCTGCCCGGCATCGTCGCCGGGCCGCGCATCGAAAAGGTGATCGCCGCCCGCGCCGAGCAGACCGGCGTCAGCCACGAGGCGATGACCGAGCGCTACCTGTCCAACGTCTCGCTGCGGCGCATGACCCCGCCGGAGGATGTCGCCGATATGGCCGCCTTCCTGATCGCCGATACCGGACGCAACCTGTCGGGGCAGAGCTTCCCCGTCGACGGCAATGTGGAGACGCTGTGA
- a CDS encoding sugar ABC transporter substrate-binding protein: protein MIGRLLAGAACAIGLAGAVQAQDAEPYKIFLSMSYIGNDWQAEASNMIKALAASEDYKDRVDLEVQVAGPNAQRQIQQINAMVQAGADAIVVYPISPTALNSVVRSACSRGVTIIAYDAEITEPCAYNVTIDQAEAGRKTAEWLVDEMGGEGDVVMVTGVPGTSVDTARTSAAKEVFAEHAGINIVGEAVGMWSQAVARTELNKLMATRDWSDIDGLWMQVGCYTANAMQLEAGQAPEDLLPCAGEGSNGGRIQMLPANAEVDGAATPYAPMGAARISYASPPYSGALALKLAVDKLDGTDITQHTTLPLPLVTNDTVELCETGSWEEQKAGCNAFQPSLVSNPGWFASIFSEELPQLGLNAALVGQPER from the coding sequence ATGATTGGACGTTTATTAGCCGGCGCAGCCTGCGCCATCGGTCTTGCGGGGGCAGTGCAGGCGCAGGACGCCGAGCCCTATAAGATATTTCTGTCGATGAGCTACATCGGCAATGACTGGCAGGCCGAAGCCTCGAACATGATCAAGGCGCTGGCCGCATCCGAGGATTACAAGGACCGCGTCGACCTTGAGGTGCAGGTTGCCGGCCCCAATGCCCAGCGCCAGATCCAGCAGATCAATGCCATGGTGCAAGCCGGCGCCGATGCAATCGTGGTCTACCCGATCTCGCCCACGGCGTTGAACAGCGTGGTGCGCAGCGCCTGCTCGCGCGGTGTGACGATCATCGCCTACGATGCCGAGATCACCGAGCCCTGCGCCTATAACGTCACCATCGATCAGGCCGAAGCGGGTCGCAAGACCGCCGAGTGGCTGGTCGACGAGATGGGCGGCGAAGGCGACGTGGTGATGGTAACCGGTGTTCCCGGAACATCGGTCGACACCGCCCGCACCTCGGCAGCCAAGGAAGTCTTCGCTGAACACGCAGGCATCAATATCGTCGGCGAGGCCGTGGGCATGTGGAGCCAGGCGGTGGCGCGGACCGAGCTCAACAAGCTGATGGCGACCCGCGACTGGTCCGATATCGACGGGCTGTGGATGCAGGTTGGCTGCTACACCGCCAACGCCATGCAGCTCGAGGCGGGCCAGGCGCCCGAAGACCTTCTGCCTTGCGCGGGCGAGGGCTCGAACGGCGGGCGCATCCAGATGCTGCCGGCCAACGCCGAAGTTGACGGCGCCGCAACGCCTTATGCACCTATGGGCGCGGCGCGGATTTCCTATGCCTCGCCGCCCTATTCCGGCGCGCTGGCGCTTAAGCTGGCGGTCGACAAGCTCGACGGGACCGATATCACGCAGCACACCACCCTGCCGCTGCCGCTGGTCACCAACGACACGGTCGAATTGTGCGAAACCGGTAGCTGGGAAGAACAGAAGGCCGGCTGCAACGCCTTCCAGCCAAGTCTGGTTTCAAACCCGGGCTGGTTCGCCTCGATCTTCTCGGAAGAGCTGCCGCAGCTCGGGTTGAATGCCGCGCTTGTGGGCCAGCCCGAGCGGTGA
- a CDS encoding type II toxin-antitoxin system death-on-curing family toxin: protein MKNWRWVEPAVIYAVHDRQLSEHGGSEGIRNADGIERALACPRNLAASGAPDASDLAAAYAFGLAKNHGFMDGNKRTAWIAARLFLADNGYRLRFQPVDAIQLMEGVAGGVIGEDELARWFRDRLVEA, encoded by the coding sequence ATGAAGAACTGGCGATGGGTGGAACCGGCTGTCATATATGCGGTTCACGACAGGCAATTGTCGGAACATGGCGGCTCCGAGGGCATCCGAAACGCTGACGGGATAGAAAGAGCCTTGGCCTGCCCGCGGAATCTGGCCGCATCTGGCGCCCCGGACGCGTCAGACCTTGCCGCAGCCTATGCCTTCGGTCTCGCCAAGAACCACGGTTTCATGGATGGCAACAAACGCACGGCCTGGATCGCGGCGCGTCTTTTCCTTGCCGATAACGGATACCGGCTTCGCTTCCAGCCTGTCGATGCAATTCAGTTGATGGAAGGCGTGGCTGGCGGCGTGATTGGGGAAGACGAACTCGCACGCTGGTTCAGGGATCGGCTGGTCGAAGCTTGA
- a CDS encoding transcriptional regulator, whose protein sequence is MHSVKITTVGASSGVILTKEIMAHLKVKKGDTLYLTETADGGYRLTPYNPEFVRQMELADEIMHDDREVLRALAK, encoded by the coding sequence ATGCACAGCGTGAAGATTACAACGGTTGGCGCATCGTCCGGCGTCATCCTCACCAAGGAAATAATGGCCCATCTGAAGGTCAAGAAGGGCGATACCCTCTATCTGACGGAAACAGCGGATGGCGGCTATCGCCTTACGCCCTATAATCCGGAGTTCGTCCGCCAGATGGAACTCGCCGATGAAATCATGCATGACGACCGCGAGGTATTGCGCGCGCTCGCCAAATGA
- a CDS encoding sugar ABC transporter ATP-binding protein: MSSAPAVAVSGLTKAYGPTVANDQVEFSVAKGRVHALLGENGAGKSTTMKLLSGLVRPDAGSIRIDGREVALRSPRDAHAAGVQTAFQELTLVPDLTVLDNMLLPRAPWTPLGTLNRGRTRRAVSAHFEALDLAVDLDAHASELTLAVRQKIEIARTLYRKPRILLLDEPTSALSGSDVDWLGRIIADAAAQEITVLFISHRLPEVRAFCDTLTILRNGRSVHSAKVDEVTDSEVVEMIIGRSVESAFPPPRPPRDRNGETPALATRALSAGPKLKDADIALHRGEILGIAGLQGMGQEALFSALFGQEHLHAGHIELDGAPLHLRSPADALHPSVAIGLVPEERKTQGLFLKLSGRQNASLPVVDRFRRGPLLDDAAEARAAAGAFAAVEVDGRAHYLSAGAFSGGNQQKIVLAKWLVAQSRILLLFDPTRGIDVGTKEQLYALLRAYTDAGGSVLLHSTEIPELVHLCDRVGVLYEGRVSRWLEGDSLTENAILEATLGGSDPLHISTPRDRQEIPA, encoded by the coding sequence ATGTCATCCGCACCCGCTGTCGCGGTCTCCGGCCTGACCAAGGCCTACGGGCCAACCGTGGCCAATGACCAAGTCGAATTTTCCGTTGCCAAAGGCCGCGTTCATGCGTTGCTGGGCGAAAACGGCGCAGGAAAGTCGACCACGATGAAGCTGCTGTCGGGCCTCGTGCGGCCGGACGCCGGCAGCATCCGCATCGACGGGCGGGAGGTCGCGTTGCGCTCGCCGCGCGACGCCCATGCGGCGGGCGTGCAGACCGCCTTTCAGGAACTGACCCTGGTGCCCGACCTGACGGTGCTCGACAACATGCTTTTGCCGCGCGCGCCCTGGACGCCGCTCGGCACGCTGAACCGCGGCCGCACCCGCCGCGCCGTATCCGCCCATTTCGAAGCGCTGGATCTCGCCGTTGACCTTGATGCGCATGCCAGCGAACTGACCCTCGCTGTGCGCCAGAAAATCGAGATCGCCCGCACGCTCTATCGCAAGCCGCGGATCCTGTTGCTGGACGAACCGACCTCGGCCCTGTCGGGCAGCGACGTCGACTGGCTCGGGCGCATCATTGCAGATGCCGCGGCGCAGGAGATCACGGTGCTGTTCATCTCGCACCGCCTGCCCGAGGTTCGGGCTTTTTGCGACACGCTCACCATCCTGCGCAATGGCCGCTCGGTGCATTCGGCGAAGGTCGACGAGGTCACCGATAGCGAGGTGGTCGAAATGATCATCGGGCGTTCGGTCGAAAGCGCTTTTCCGCCACCGCGCCCCCCGCGCGACAGGAATGGCGAAACGCCGGCGCTGGCCACGCGCGCCCTTTCGGCCGGGCCGAAGCTCAAGGACGCCGACATCGCGTTGCACCGGGGCGAGATCCTGGGCATTGCCGGCCTTCAGGGCATGGGGCAGGAAGCGCTGTTCTCGGCGCTGTTCGGGCAGGAACACCTGCATGCAGGCCATATCGAACTGGATGGCGCTCCCCTGCACCTGCGCTCGCCCGCCGATGCGCTGCATCCATCCGTCGCCATTGGCCTTGTGCCCGAGGAACGCAAGACGCAGGGACTGTTTCTCAAGCTTTCCGGGCGGCAGAACGCCAGCCTGCCGGTTGTGGACCGTTTCCGTCGCGGCCCGCTGCTGGATGATGCCGCCGAGGCGCGCGCCGCCGCAGGCGCCTTTGCCGCCGTCGAGGTCGACGGACGTGCGCATTATCTGTCTGCCGGCGCATTTTCGGGCGGCAACCAGCAGAAGATCGTGCTGGCGAAATGGCTGGTGGCGCAAAGCCGCATCCTGCTGCTCTTCGATCCCACGCGCGGCATCGATGTTGGCACCAAGGAACAACTCTACGCGCTGTTGCGTGCCTATACCGATGCGGGCGGCTCCGTCCTGCTGCATTCAACCGAAATCCCCGAACTGGTGCATCTGTGCGACAGGGTCGGTGTGCTCTACGAGGGCCGCGTGAGCCGCTGGCTTGAAGGCGACAGCCTGACCGAGAACGCCATCCTGGAAGCGACGCTCGGGGGCAGCGATCCACTCCACATTTCAACGCCCCGCGACCGGCAGGAGATACCGGCATGA
- a CDS encoding NAD(P)H-dependent flavin oxidoreductase: MLEGLGMTLPIIQAPMAGVSTPALAAAVSNAGGLGSIGIGASDVAGARAMVDETFTQTDRPFNVNVFVHGPAVQDPEREAAWLAALRPSFAEFGAAPPFDLRVIYKSFSDDPEMLSLLVEKRPAVVSFHFGLPPAETIAALKDTGIRLFATATSLAEAEAVEAAGLDAVIAQGIEAGGHRGVFDPLAADDGLGTFALTRLLARKTGIPVIAAGGIMDGAGIAAACDLGAIAAQLGTAFIACPESAADDAYRAALKWQGAFHTRLTTAISGRPARALANRFTELAETSLRGTTPPDYPIAYDAGKALHAAAKARGEAGYGAQWAGQGAPLARAMPAAELMATLAREMRFGEMSCIDGRC, encoded by the coding sequence ATGCTTGAAGGGCTCGGAATGACGCTGCCAATCATTCAGGCGCCGATGGCTGGCGTCTCGACCCCGGCGCTGGCGGCGGCGGTCTCAAACGCCGGCGGGCTCGGCTCGATCGGCATTGGCGCAAGCGATGTCGCCGGCGCCCGCGCGATGGTCGACGAAACCTTCACCCAAACGGACCGGCCCTTCAACGTCAACGTCTTCGTGCATGGCCCTGCCGTGCAGGACCCTGAACGGGAGGCGGCATGGCTGGCGGCACTCAGACCGTCCTTCGCCGAATTCGGCGCCGCGCCGCCGTTCGATCTGCGCGTTATCTACAAGAGCTTTTCCGATGATCCGGAGATGCTGTCTCTTCTGGTCGAGAAAAGGCCGGCAGTCGTCAGCTTTCATTTTGGCCTGCCGCCTGCTGAAACGATTGCTGCCCTGAAGGACACCGGCATCCGACTTTTCGCGACGGCGACGAGCCTTGCCGAGGCCGAAGCCGTCGAGGCCGCCGGGCTCGATGCCGTCATCGCACAGGGGATCGAGGCCGGCGGGCATCGTGGCGTGTTCGATCCGCTGGCCGCCGATGATGGTCTGGGCACATTTGCGCTGACGCGGCTTCTGGCAAGGAAGACCGGCATTCCCGTCATTGCGGCGGGCGGGATCATGGATGGCGCGGGCATTGCGGCTGCCTGCGATCTCGGCGCGATCGCCGCACAGCTCGGCACAGCCTTCATCGCCTGCCCAGAGTCTGCCGCCGATGATGCCTATCGCGCGGCGTTGAAGTGGCAGGGCGCCTTCCACACGCGGCTGACGACCGCGATTTCCGGCCGGCCGGCGCGCGCACTTGCCAACCGGTTCACGGAGCTGGCGGAAACATCGCTTCGCGGAACCACACCGCCCGACTATCCCATTGCCTACGACGCCGGAAAGGCCCTTCACGCCGCCGCCAAAGCCCGCGGCGAGGCCGGTTACGGTGCGCAATGGGCGGGGCAAGGTGCGCCGCTCGCGCGTGCCATGCCCGCGGCAGAGCTTATGGCAACACTCGCGCGTGAAATGCGGTTCGGTGAAATGTCGTGTATCGACGGTCGCTGTTAA
- a CDS encoding tellurite resistance TerB family protein, whose product MAISTRYCCGYEVEILEHEFKAAFGHAEDSAAKPRIPRQPGPAASHLAKTLASTYLHSEKQELFMNPQKLLEQFLGPDAAAKLGSGYHGAQGTQQAQGGNGIGGLISGALGGRGTQQSQKGGGIGVPGGALGGLAAGGLLGVMLGNKKIRKMAGGALGYGGAAVLGALAHRAYQNWQAGQQADQAPVATATDVPQEGSRFAPSLGADNKPFALALIRSMIAAANADGHIGADEQKQIFEAANGSDLDADDKAFIFDAMQNPLSPDQIAALAADQEQAAELYLAARVAIDPDHPDEKAFLQKLSQSLRLPIALANHLDAQVAQNLETR is encoded by the coding sequence ATGGCCATTTCCACGCGATATTGTTGCGGATACGAAGTCGAAATCCTGGAACATGAATTCAAGGCCGCTTTCGGGCATGCCGAAGACAGTGCTGCGAAACCGCGAATTCCACGCCAGCCCGGCCCGGCAGCTTCGCATCTTGCGAAGACACTTGCTAGCACTTACCTCCACTCTGAGAAACAGGAGCTTTTCATGAACCCGCAAAAACTACTCGAACAGTTTCTTGGCCCCGACGCCGCTGCAAAGCTGGGAAGCGGGTATCATGGCGCGCAAGGAACGCAGCAAGCTCAGGGCGGCAATGGCATTGGCGGGTTGATCAGCGGCGCTCTGGGCGGTCGCGGCACGCAGCAGTCGCAAAAAGGCGGCGGTATCGGCGTGCCGGGCGGCGCGCTCGGTGGCCTCGCGGCCGGCGGGCTGTTGGGCGTGATGCTTGGCAACAAGAAGATACGCAAGATGGCCGGAGGAGCGCTTGGTTATGGCGGTGCGGCCGTGCTTGGCGCCCTGGCGCATCGGGCATACCAGAACTGGCAGGCTGGACAGCAGGCCGACCAGGCGCCGGTCGCGACCGCCACGGACGTGCCGCAGGAGGGTTCGCGCTTTGCGCCCTCGCTCGGAGCTGACAACAAGCCTTTCGCCCTGGCGCTCATCCGCTCGATGATTGCCGCCGCGAATGCCGATGGTCATATCGGAGCCGACGAACAAAAGCAGATATTCGAGGCGGCCAACGGCTCTGATCTCGACGCCGACGACAAGGCGTTCATCTTCGATGCCATGCAAAACCCATTGTCACCCGACCAGATTGCGGCCCTGGCCGCGGACCAGGAACAGGCGGCAGAACTGTACCTTGCCGCGCGGGTCGCGATTGATCCCGATCATCCGGACGAAAAAGCCTTCCTGCAAAAACTGTCGCAGTCCTTGCGGCTCCCGATTGCTCTTGCCAATCATCTCGACGCCCAGGTCGCGCAGAACCTCGAGACCAGATAG
- a CDS encoding GntR family transcriptional regulator, with translation MLENVTPLKKETLQALVHQRLCDLILQGEIAPGESVTVASIAKALNVSPMPVREAISRLMALGALTVVSGRSIGVPLLGVRQLEDLRKVRSEIEASAVTWAVANRTPAFEAKLEALLERMEDAEAKGQVRDFIHRNYEFHFAIYTQAGSALMLEIIGTLWLRINPQFHLLQRHGHYKASNRQHRALYERICSGDAGGAVSALREDIDSAYEVLLKTLQESGPRSDHTLAQ, from the coding sequence ATGCTCGAAAACGTGACGCCGTTGAAAAAGGAGACGCTTCAGGCGCTGGTGCACCAGCGCCTGTGCGACCTGATCCTCCAGGGCGAGATCGCTCCGGGAGAATCGGTCACCGTGGCGAGCATCGCCAAGGCGCTGAATGTCAGTCCGATGCCGGTGCGCGAGGCGATTTCCCGGCTAATGGCGCTCGGAGCGCTGACGGTCGTGTCCGGTCGGTCGATCGGCGTGCCGCTGCTCGGCGTGCGACAGCTTGAGGACCTGCGTAAAGTCCGCTCCGAGATCGAGGCCTCGGCCGTCACCTGGGCTGTCGCGAACCGGACGCCGGCGTTCGAGGCGAAACTCGAGGCCTTGCTGGAACGCATGGAAGATGCTGAAGCCAAGGGGCAGGTGCGCGACTTCATCCACCGCAATTACGAATTCCACTTCGCGATCTACACGCAGGCGGGCTCCGCGCTCATGCTTGAGATCATTGGCACGCTCTGGCTCCGGATCAATCCGCAGTTCCACCTGCTGCAACGCCATGGTCACTACAAGGCGTCGAACCGCCAACATCGCGCTCTGTATGAGCGAATCTGCTCGGGCGATGCCGGGGGCGCGGTCTCCGCCCTGCGGGAGGACATTGACAGCGCGTATGAAGTGCTCCTCAAAACGCTGCAAGAAAGCGGGCCCCGATCTGATCACACTCTGGCGCAGTAG
- a CDS encoding ABC transporter permease has protein sequence MTDQTLASTSRAGGLTALRSLKRSQAVIVAALVFAGLMLLNSFLSPYPLSYFDISFLASGGATTAIAAAGQTLVILSGGFDLSAGAVVSLVNAVLATAMDPVNMEASVPLWTAIGITVGMGVGAVNGFFVAFMRLQPIVVTLAVMFIVQGLTLLIMATPGGFVAPSMAAVYLGDTLPGLLPAPLTLLGVLILAWLWLKRTAFGVALFAVGSDPEAARATGLRTRTVTFFTYILAGGLYGLAGVFVSAQTGSGDPLVGNALLLPTFAAVVIGGTRLGGGKGGIPGTILGAYILMIVVNLLLSLNVSAYYATIAESAVLLVAVLAGSLSKDSPLSHRLGELKDALAARRKGWLVSQRATADHRLAFTQPSATAPKLTFMQRYGATLRHALPAWICLALVLIATQLMLGGVFTGWRYWDALLVLSSFLAILALGQGAVILTGGLDLSLPWCIALSGVLMTGLVGGQDAGLLVALPVVFAVAALIGLANGLGVVALGLSPIVVTLAMNGILQGAALIWSGGTPAGFAPPALRWLMTGKVLGVTPVILFMIAFAALAIMLLGRTVFGRHVYAVGNSALAARLSGVRSGRVIVSVYILSALCAALVGILLAGFSGQASLGMGDDYLLPSIAVVVVGGALITGGRGHYAGMLGGALLLTAMQTLLAGTALPFAFRSVFFGLVILMAVIALRE, from the coding sequence ATGACCGACCAGACTCTTGCCTCCACATCGCGTGCCGGCGGCCTGACAGCCCTGCGCAGCCTGAAACGCAGCCAGGCCGTCATTGTTGCCGCCCTTGTGTTTGCCGGCCTGATGCTGCTGAACAGCTTTCTCAGCCCGTACCCTCTGAGCTATTTCGATATTTCCTTTCTCGCCAGCGGCGGCGCCACGACCGCCATCGCCGCTGCCGGGCAGACGCTGGTGATCCTTTCCGGCGGGTTCGACCTTTCGGCGGGCGCCGTGGTGTCGCTGGTCAACGCGGTACTGGCAACCGCGATGGACCCGGTGAACATGGAGGCTTCCGTTCCGCTCTGGACCGCGATTGGCATCACCGTCGGCATGGGCGTCGGTGCGGTGAACGGGTTTTTCGTCGCCTTCATGCGCCTTCAGCCGATCGTGGTGACGCTGGCAGTCATGTTCATCGTCCAGGGGCTGACCCTGCTGATCATGGCGACACCCGGCGGTTTCGTCGCGCCGTCGATGGCAGCGGTCTATCTCGGCGACACCCTGCCCGGCCTGTTGCCTGCGCCGCTGACCCTGCTTGGCGTTCTGATCCTGGCGTGGCTCTGGCTCAAGCGCACGGCATTCGGCGTGGCGCTGTTTGCTGTGGGCAGCGATCCCGAGGCGGCGCGGGCGACGGGGCTCAGAACCCGCACCGTCACGTTCTTCACATACATACTTGCAGGCGGGCTCTACGGTCTGGCCGGAGTGTTCGTCAGCGCCCAGACGGGCAGCGGCGACCCGCTGGTCGGCAACGCGCTGCTGCTGCCAACCTTTGCCGCCGTTGTTATTGGCGGTACCCGGCTCGGTGGTGGCAAGGGCGGTATTCCCGGCACGATCCTCGGAGCCTATATCCTGATGATCGTTGTTAACCTGCTGCTGTCGCTCAACGTTTCTGCCTATTACGCGACCATTGCCGAAAGCGCTGTGTTGCTGGTTGCTGTGCTGGCGGGCTCGCTGAGCAAGGACAGCCCCCTTTCGCACCGCCTTGGCGAGCTGAAGGACGCGCTCGCCGCCCGCCGCAAGGGCTGGCTGGTATCGCAGCGTGCTACGGCGGACCACAGACTTGCTTTCACGCAACCTTCCGCAACCGCGCCGAAACTCACCTTCATGCAACGGTATGGCGCGACGCTGCGCCATGCGCTTCCAGCCTGGATATGCCTCGCGCTGGTGCTGATCGCGACGCAACTGATGCTCGGAGGCGTGTTCACAGGTTGGCGCTACTGGGACGCACTCCTGGTTCTGTCCAGCTTCCTCGCCATCCTGGCGCTGGGACAGGGCGCGGTGATCCTGACCGGTGGTCTCGATCTGTCGCTGCCATGGTGCATCGCGCTGTCGGGTGTGCTGATGACGGGGTTGGTCGGCGGCCAGGACGCAGGTCTTCTGGTCGCACTGCCGGTGGTGTTCGCGGTGGCGGCGCTGATCGGGCTGGCGAACGGGCTCGGCGTGGTGGCGCTGGGGCTTTCGCCGATCGTGGTCACGCTGGCGATGAACGGCATCCTGCAGGGCGCGGCGCTGATCTGGTCCGGCGGCACGCCGGCGGGCTTTGCCCCGCCCGCGCTGCGCTGGCTGATGACCGGGAAGGTCCTTGGCGTGACCCCGGTTATCCTGTTCATGATCGCCTTCGCTGCGCTGGCGATCATGCTTCTGGGACGTACCGTCTTCGGTCGCCACGTTTATGCCGTCGGCAATAGTGCGCTCGCCGCGCGTCTGTCGGGCGTGCGAAGCGGGCGGGTGATCGTCTCGGTCTACATACTGTCGGCGCTTTGCGCCGCGCTGGTGGGCATATTGCTTGCAGGCTTTTCCGGACAGGCGAGCCTGGGCATGGGCGACGACTATCTGCTGCCCTCGATCGCCGTCGTGGTGGTCGGCGGCGCGCTGATCACCGGAGGACGCGGGCATTACGCCGGCATGCTGGGCGGCGCGCTGCTGCTCACAGCGATGCAGACGCTGCTTGCGGGCACCGCACTGCCCTTTGCCTTCCGATCCGTATTCTTCGGTCTCGTCATCCTGATGGCCGTTATCGCCCTGCGCGAATGA